The proteins below are encoded in one region of bacterium:
- the purE gene encoding 5-(carboxyamino)imidazole ribonucleotide mutase, translating to MSQNVQVAILMGSASDLTAMSEAARELKGLGVPFEVEVTSAHRTPDRTAKYVREAEARGVKVFVVGAGMAAHLAGAVAANTTRPVIGVPLPGGVLDGLDALLATVQMPKGIPVATTAVGKAGAGNAGLLAAQILALGDPELAAKLKAHRKAQEEKVVASSADVRRKLEELL from the coding sequence ATGAGCCAGAACGTCCAAGTCGCGATCCTGATGGGCTCCGCCTCCGACCTGACCGCGATGTCCGAAGCGGCGCGCGAGCTGAAGGGGCTCGGCGTGCCGTTCGAAGTGGAAGTGACGAGCGCGCACCGCACGCCGGACCGCACGGCGAAGTACGTCCGCGAGGCCGAAGCGCGCGGCGTGAAGGTCTTCGTCGTCGGCGCGGGGATGGCCGCGCACCTCGCCGGCGCGGTCGCCGCCAACACGACGCGCCCGGTGATCGGCGTGCCGCTCCCCGGCGGCGTGCTCGACGGCCTCGACGCGCTGCTCGCGACGGTGCAGATGCCGAAGGGGATTCCGGTCGCGACGACCGCCGTCGGCAAGGCCGGCGCGGGGAACGCCGGGCTGCTCGCCGCGCAGATCCTCGCCCTCGGCGATCCGGAACTCGCGGCGAAGCTGAAGGCCCACCGCAAGGCGCAGGAAGAGAAGGTCGTCGCCTCCTCGGCCGACGTCCGCCGCAAGCTCGAGGAGCTGCTCTAG
- a CDS encoding MiaB/RimO family radical SAM methylthiotransferase encodes MAKRYFVHTLGCKLNQFDAARVEGLLRAGGLERTDDPAAADVVVLNTCTVTARADAEGRRLARLYRRLAPNARIVAAGCYAQRDPEGLAALGVFDAVVPLAERERLPRELLGAEACAAQPPGLFFADAARAYLRVQEGCNLRCSYCVIPSVRGPSRSFEPAPLLEEARRLVAAGVREIGLTGVNTGEWGRDLEPKREMADLLEAFLAAEWPRRADDDGPAVRFRLNSLEPRTLTPRLLALIAAAPDRLAPHVQVPLQSGSDRTLAAMRRNYRTAFYRDVVEGAAARVPGICLGADVITGFPGETDEDQEATRAFVESLPLAYLHVFSYSPRPGTPAAAMPGRPPADVARRRTNELRAAGARLGRAFRERLLGTTQQALVLDTPASDGRLRALTGNYVELRLPAGAAPAGAVVAARLAAVERDGKLVRAERVAAPIR; translated from the coding sequence ATGGCCAAGCGGTATTTCGTCCACACACTCGGCTGCAAGCTGAACCAGTTCGACGCGGCGCGCGTCGAGGGACTGCTGCGCGCCGGCGGCCTCGAGCGCACGGACGATCCCGCCGCGGCGGACGTCGTCGTCCTCAACACCTGCACCGTCACCGCGCGGGCCGACGCCGAAGGGCGGCGCCTCGCCCGGCTCTACCGCCGCCTCGCGCCGAACGCGCGGATCGTCGCCGCCGGCTGCTACGCGCAGCGCGATCCGGAGGGGCTGGCCGCGCTCGGCGTCTTCGACGCCGTGGTGCCGCTGGCCGAGCGGGAGCGCCTGCCGCGGGAGCTGCTCGGCGCGGAGGCCTGCGCGGCGCAGCCGCCGGGGCTCTTCTTCGCCGACGCCGCGCGCGCCTACCTGCGGGTGCAGGAAGGCTGCAATCTCCGCTGCAGCTACTGCGTCATCCCCAGCGTGCGCGGGCCGAGCCGTTCGTTCGAGCCGGCGCCGCTGCTCGAGGAGGCGCGGCGGCTCGTCGCGGCGGGGGTGCGCGAGATCGGCCTCACCGGCGTCAACACCGGCGAGTGGGGACGCGACCTCGAGCCGAAGCGGGAGATGGCCGACCTGCTCGAGGCGTTCCTCGCCGCGGAGTGGCCGCGCCGCGCCGACGACGACGGCCCCGCGGTCCGCTTCCGCCTCAACTCCCTCGAGCCGCGGACGCTGACGCCGCGGCTGCTCGCGCTGATCGCCGCGGCACCGGACCGGCTCGCGCCGCACGTCCAAGTGCCGCTGCAGAGCGGCAGCGACCGTACGCTCGCCGCGATGCGCCGCAACTACCGCACGGCGTTCTACCGCGACGTCGTGGAGGGCGCGGCGGCGCGCGTGCCGGGGATCTGCCTCGGCGCCGACGTCATCACCGGCTTCCCCGGCGAGACGGACGAGGACCAGGAGGCGACGCGCGCCTTCGTCGAATCGCTGCCGCTCGCCTACCTGCACGTGTTCTCCTACTCGCCGCGCCCCGGCACCCCCGCGGCGGCGATGCCGGGCCGTCCGCCGGCCGACGTCGCGCGGCGCCGCACGAACGAGCTGCGCGCCGCCGGCGCGCGCCTCGGCCGGGCGTTCCGCGAACGGCTGCTCGGGACGACGCAGCAGGCGCTCGTGCTCGACACGCCGGCGAGCGACGGCCGGCTGCGCGCGTTGACCGGGAACTACGTCGAGCTGCGCCTTCCCGCCGGCGCGGCGCCGGCGGGCGCCGTCGTCGCCGCGCGCCTCGCGGCGGTGGAGCGGGACGGCAAGCTCGTCCGCGCCGAACGGGTCGCCGCGCCGATCCGCTGA